AGCCTCCTGCAATCCAATTATAAAAGAGAGAGGCTTGATAGATAAATGAATTCATTCAAATGTATTTCTGCTTATTGGCTCTTTTTTTCGGCCTTCGACCTTTGACTTTCGACCCATTTTTAACCTTGCTTTATCGCGGTCCGCAACGGCCACTCCTTGCTTTCCGTACGTGCCCGCTGCATCATATCGACGATAGCCTGAACCACATCGGGATGTTCTGCGGCAACGTTGCGGGATTCTCCTGAATCGATGGACAAGTCGTATAATTCCACAGCACCGTTCGGATCATGACGAATGCCCTTCCACTTTCCCCATCGAACGGCCTGTTGCGATGCGAGGCCTTCATGAAATTCCCAATAGAGAAAATCATGATGCCGTTGCGCTTTTTCATTTCCCAAAAGAGCGGTCGCAAACGAAATACCGTCAATCCCCGATGGCGCCGCAATTCCGGCCAGATCGGTTAAGGTCGGCAGAATGTCCCATAAAGCAAACGGGGTTTCGATTGTTCTACCGCCTGCGATGCGCCTCGGTGCGTAAGCGATCATCGGCACGCGGATGCCGCCTTCATACAAGTCGCGTTTGATGCCGCGCAGACCGCCGCTGCTGCGACTGAATTCAGGTGAAAACCCTCCCTCGCGATGCGGGCCGTTGTCGCTGCTGAAAAAGATGAAGGTATCCTGCTCGATGCCCAGCTGCCTAACCTTTTCCACAATACGGCCGACATGCTGATCCAGCAGTGAAATCATCGCCGCATGCGCTTTTTGTGCCTCCGGCCAATCATAGTCGGCATAAATACCATAATCTGGGATTTCCATGCCGTGCTCGGCGCCGCTGAGATAATATTCATTGTTGGCATGCGGAATGGTGGTGGAGAAGAAAAGAAAGAACGGCTCTTCGGCGTGGTCCGCAATGAATTTTTCCGCTTCCTCGATCATCAGATCGGGAACGTAATCGAGCCGCTCGACTGCCGCAGAGCCTACGCCTTTGGCATACCCCTCCTGTTCGAACACCACTTTGTTGCGCAGGGGTATCTTTTCTTCATTTCGCCAAATATAATGCGGAAAATAGTTATGAGCGTGTACTTGGTTGAGGTAGCCGAAAAAGTAATCAAAGCCTTTTTTGCGCGGCTCACCGGTAGAGCCCTCTTCGCCCAGTCCCCATTTGCCGATCAGCGCCGTTGTATAGCCGGCTTGATGCAGAATTTCAGCGATAGTCATATCCTGCGGCTCCAAGGGTACCAGAGCATTGCCGCGCACTCGAGTATGCCCCGTATGCTGACCGGTCATCAACGCGCTGCGCGAAGGAGCACAGACCGTGCTGCCGGCATAGAACTGCGTAAAACGGACGCCTTGAGAAGCCATTCGATCGAGGACCGGCGTCTTGATTTTTTCCTGACCATAGGTTCCGAGATCGCCGTATCCCAAATCATCCGCCAAAATCAAGATAAAATTCGGCTTCCGACTCTCCCTTCCGCATTGCAGAAAAGAAAAAGCCGCACCCGCCGATGCGGCTCGTTTGATAAACTCACGTCGGTTTAGCTCTGCCATAACTGCATCTCCTTTCGGTTTTGGGAACCAAACCGGTCAAAGAATCAGCCGCAGACTGTCGCGGAAAACGCCCTGAGCGCCAAAACTTTCTTTAAAGCGCGCCAGTCCCCAATTGGGATCCTCGTTGACCGTAAAAATGCCGAAATCCAAAAAGCCGTAGCCGCTGCGGATGCCCCAATCTACAATATCGTGAAACAGACAATTCACGCCGCGGTACTGCTGATAGTCATCGTCATGAGAGATGTAAAAGGCGAGAACCACGCGCGGATTGCACACAAACATGACGACGCCGGCGACCATTGTTCCATCGGGCAGAAAAGCTGCAAACAGTTTGATCCGTTCCGGATAAAGCTCCTTGAGGCGCATCAATTCCGGCAAAGTGTGTGTGGGATTGACGCCGTGGCGAAGGCGCAGATTCTTTTTGAGAATATCGTAAAAGCGGGTATAATCGTCGGGCGCCTCGGTCTCGCGCACCGTTACGCCCAGCTTTTTGCCGCGCCGCACGGCGCGCCGCGACATCTCGCTGAACGTCGACAGAATCTCGTCGGTCGAAAAATCGAGCGGAATGACGCTCGAGATCTCCCGCTTGCGGTAGATAAAGCCGTTCTTGATCAATGCAAAATCGATATAGTTGCTGGGACGTCGGAGATAGATTTGCGGCGGAGGGGTCACATCGAGCGCCGCGTAACCCTGACGACGTCCGTAATCGACGAACGCATGAACCAGCGCAAACGCCTCTTCGATCGACAGCGTATCGCGAACGACAAAACCGCCGTACGAGGCGCCGCGGTGGGAAATGAGTACGCGTCCTCCCTGTTCGGGCCAGGCGACGGCAGGCATGACAGCCAACAGGCGGCCTTTTTTGTAAAACAACAACGAAGCGTCGACAAAACGATCGGCAGGGTGATAAGAAAGAAAACGCCGCGTATGGAACAGGGTACCGTTATTGGCCGACCAGACAAACTCTTCCCACTGCGGCGTCAAATGCTCTGCAAAAGGAACGACTTCGATCGACACGGATGCCTCTCAATTTGCCATCAAATGTACCAGAATCGCCTTTTGGATATGCAGCCGGTTCTCCGCTTCGTCAAAGACGATGGAGTGAGGTCCGTCGATGACCTCATCGGTAACCTCCTCGCCGCGGTGAGCGGGCAGACAATGCATGAACAGGCAGTCGTCCGCCGCATGCACCAGCAATTCGGCATTGACTTGATACGGGCGAAAGATGCGTCGGCGCTGCTCGGCTTCTTCTTCCTGTCCCATGCTCGCCCAAACATCCGTATAGACCACATCGGCATCCTTTACCGCTTCAATCGGGTCGTGCAGCACGCGGATGGAGCTGAGACCGGCATCCTGCGCCCGACGCAGAATGTCGCCGTTCGGTTCATAACCTTCCGGACAACCGATGCGCAGATCGAGCTGCAGCCGCGCCGCCAGATTGATCCACGAGTTGGCCACGTTGTTGCCGTCGCCGATGAACGCCACCTTTAGATTTTCATAGCGTCCTTTGTGTTCCGCCGCTGTAAAAATATCGCCCATTACTTGACAAGGGTGCGTCAGATCGCTCAGCCCGTTGATCACCGGTACCGATGCATGGCGCGCCAGCCCTTCCACAATGTCGTGGCCAAAAACGCGCGCCATGATGCCGTCGACATAACGCGACAATACCCTCGCCACGTCGGCCACCGACTCGCGCTGACCCAACCCGACTTCCTGAGGGCTTAGGTAAAGGGCATGGCCGCCGAGCTGAACCATGCCGACTTCGAAAGAGACTCTGGTTCTGGTCGACGGCTTTTGAAACAGCATTGCAAGCGTCTTGCCTTTCAGCAGATGGTGCTCCTGTCTTGCTTTGGTCTTGGCTTTGAGATCGGCGCACAGCTTAAAGAGGGTAAAAATTTCTTCACGTGAAAAATCGACAATCTGCAGAAAATCTCTCTTCACGGCTCCTCCGCTACAGAATGTATTGACTCAAATCTTCGTCTTCGATGATCCCCTGGAGCTTTTCGCGTACGACCTTTTCGGTGATCTTGATCGTCTTGAGCTCTTCGCACGGCAGACGATAGAGATAGTCCTCGAGCAGCAGGCTCATCACCGTGTGAAGGCGTCGTGCGCCGATGTTTTCGGTCTGCATGTTGACCTCATAGGCGATACGGGCGATTTCGCGCACCGCTCCTTTGGTAAAGGTGATCTTGGCTCCTTCAGTCTCGATGAGCGCCGAGTACTGTTTGATCA
This window of the candidate division KSB1 bacterium genome carries:
- a CDS encoding arylsulfatase — its product is MAELNRREFIKRAASAGAAFSFLQCGRESRKPNFILILADDLGYGDLGTYGQEKIKTPVLDRMASQGVRFTQFYAGSTVCAPSRSALMTGQHTGHTRVRGNALVPLEPQDMTIAEILHQAGYTTALIGKWGLGEEGSTGEPRKKGFDYFFGYLNQVHAHNYFPHYIWRNEEKIPLRNKVVFEQEGYAKGVGSAAVERLDYVPDLMIEEAEKFIADHAEEPFFLFFSTTIPHANNEYYLSGAEHGMEIPDYGIYADYDWPEAQKAHAAMISLLDQHVGRIVEKVRQLGIEQDTFIFFSSDNGPHREGGFSPEFSRSSGGLRGIKRDLYEGGIRVPMIAYAPRRIAGGRTIETPFALWDILPTLTDLAGIAAPSGIDGISFATALLGNEKAQRHHDFLYWEFHEGLASQQAVRWGKWKGIRHDPNGAVELYDLSIDSGESRNVAAEHPDVVQAIVDMMQRARTESKEWPLRTAIKQG
- a CDS encoding GNAT family N-acetyltransferase; protein product: MSIEVVPFAEHLTPQWEEFVWSANNGTLFHTRRFLSYHPADRFVDASLLFYKKGRLLAVMPAVAWPEQGGRVLISHRGASYGGFVVRDTLSIEEAFALVHAFVDYGRRQGYAALDVTPPPQIYLRRPSNYIDFALIKNGFIYRKREISSVIPLDFSTDEILSTFSEMSRRAVRRGKKLGVTVRETEAPDDYTRFYDILKKNLRLRHGVNPTHTLPELMRLKELYPERIKLFAAFLPDGTMVAGVVMFVCNPRVVLAFYISHDDDYQQYRGVNCLFHDIVDWGIRSGYGFLDFGIFTVNEDPNWGLARFKESFGAQGVFRDSLRLIL
- the argF gene encoding ornithine carbamoyltransferase codes for the protein MKRDFLQIVDFSREEIFTLFKLCADLKAKTKARQEHHLLKGKTLAMLFQKPSTRTRVSFEVGMVQLGGHALYLSPQEVGLGQRESVADVARVLSRYVDGIMARVFGHDIVEGLARHASVPVINGLSDLTHPCQVMGDIFTAAEHKGRYENLKVAFIGDGNNVANSWINLAARLQLDLRIGCPEGYEPNGDILRRAQDAGLSSIRVLHDPIEAVKDADVVYTDVWASMGQEEEAEQRRRIFRPYQVNAELLVHAADDCLFMHCLPAHRGEEVTDEVIDGPHSIVFDEAENRLHIQKAILVHLMAN